In one window of Henckelia pumila isolate YLH828 chromosome 1, ASM3356847v2, whole genome shotgun sequence DNA:
- the LOC140874304 gene encoding uncharacterized protein → MGCINNNIAECWNNWVKPARHIPIVSMVDHVRVQIMNMMHRRRETTSVMVQKLSPKKEKALASTYIESRNLSINRLCGWKFEVVDGDKSFAVDLNEWTCSCRSWQINMLSCKHACAAIKSKSMSLYAFCDRYFHIEIYRQAYKGMINLIPTFDMYETNNDEGYLINAPDIRSQPGRRRTKRILSQVETRVSKCGRCHKPGHNRRSCKEAIK, encoded by the coding sequence ATGGGGTGTATAAATAATAACATTGCCGAATGTTGGAACAACTGGGTTAAACCAGCTCGTCATATTCCTATTGTTTCTATGGTGGATCATGTACGTGTGCAAATCATGAACATGATGCACAGAAGACGTGAAACAACATCAGTCATGGTTCAGAAATTAAGCCCGAAGAAGGAGAAGGCTCTAGCTAGCACATATATTGAATCCAGAAACTTGAGTATTAACAGATTATGTGGTTGGAAATTTGAGGTAGTTGATGGTGATAAATCATTTGCGGTTGATTTGAATGAATGGACTTGTTCATGCAGATCTTGGCAGATTAATATGCTTTCGTGCAAGCATGCTTGTGCAGCTATTAAATCAAAGTCGATGTCGTTATATGCTTTTTGTGATCGGTATTTCCATATTGAAATATATCGTCAAGCATATAAAGGAATGATCAATCTCATACCGACATTTGACATGTACGAGACCAACAATGATGAAGGATATTTAATCAATGCTCCGGATATACGAAGTCAACCAGGCCGTAGAAGGACTAAGAGGATTCTGTCTCAAGTTGAAACACGTGTGTCAAAGTGTGGTCGTTGTCATAAGCCAGGGCACAATAGACGTAGTTGCAAAGAAGCCATAAAATAA